In the Kribbella sp. NBC_00482 genome, one interval contains:
- a CDS encoding SLC13 family permease — protein sequence MDDGTLSLIILGAAVVLFVWNRLPVDVVAVLVALALWATGVLGFTEVLAGFGDPVVIFIATLFVVSEGVDSTGVTAWAGQTIVRYAGTTRTRLLIAVTALCAVLSALITLNGAVAALLPLVVMLAIRIGQPPSRMLMPLTFAGSAGSLLMLTGTPVNIIVSEAASDAGAGPFPFFSFAVVGVPLVVGTIAIAVLLGPKLLPATRPSHPAADLAVHAETLDVHYAVQDGFYRLRVREVSPFLGQSVGDVDLTAYPGVAIVGVQDAQGRNRTDAAIDVGDILVVTGPSELVGNLTADLMLAVSMAPVDHLLTREAGVVEAVIPPRSALVGETVFPGMHRGRDLVIIAVQRMGKDRGKRHTQLAEGDAILVHGPWATLDELSRDRDILLVDSPEQVRRQAVPWGSKASVALAIVGAMVVLLATGAVPPAMAGLLAATAMVLTRVVGPRQAYRAISWQIVVLIGSLIPLSGAIQSSGGADRIADLIVDAVGPGRPYLLLLALFLLTAALGQMVSNTATVLIVAPIAVAAAEGTGTSVKPVLMLIAVAGAAALLTPISTPANMMIMSPAGYRFGDYWKLGLVVMAWWLLTALVIVPLVWPF from the coding sequence ATGGATGACGGCACCCTCAGCCTGATCATCCTCGGGGCGGCGGTCGTACTGTTCGTGTGGAACAGGCTGCCCGTCGATGTGGTCGCTGTGCTGGTCGCCCTGGCGCTCTGGGCGACCGGCGTGCTGGGTTTCACCGAAGTCCTCGCGGGCTTCGGCGACCCGGTGGTGATCTTCATCGCCACCCTGTTCGTGGTGAGCGAGGGAGTCGACTCCACCGGCGTGACCGCCTGGGCCGGGCAGACGATCGTCCGGTACGCCGGAACCACCCGGACCCGGCTGCTGATCGCCGTGACGGCCCTTTGTGCGGTGCTGTCGGCCCTGATCACACTGAACGGCGCGGTCGCGGCGCTGCTCCCGTTGGTGGTCATGCTCGCGATCCGGATCGGGCAGCCGCCGTCGCGGATGCTGATGCCGCTCACGTTCGCGGGCAGCGCCGGTTCGCTGCTGATGCTGACCGGAACGCCGGTGAACATCATCGTCTCGGAGGCCGCGAGCGACGCCGGTGCAGGGCCGTTCCCGTTCTTCTCCTTCGCCGTCGTCGGTGTTCCGCTCGTCGTCGGCACCATCGCCATCGCGGTGCTGCTCGGCCCGAAGCTGCTGCCGGCGACCCGGCCCAGCCATCCCGCCGCCGATCTCGCCGTGCACGCGGAGACGCTCGACGTGCACTACGCCGTCCAGGACGGCTTCTACCGGCTGCGAGTGCGTGAGGTCTCACCGTTTCTCGGACAGAGCGTGGGCGACGTCGACCTGACGGCGTACCCCGGTGTTGCGATCGTCGGCGTGCAGGACGCACAGGGCCGCAACCGTACGGACGCGGCGATCGATGTCGGCGACATCCTGGTCGTGACCGGGCCGTCGGAGCTCGTCGGCAACCTGACCGCCGACCTGATGCTCGCGGTCAGCATGGCGCCGGTCGACCATCTGCTGACCCGTGAGGCCGGCGTGGTCGAGGCCGTGATCCCGCCGCGGTCGGCACTGGTCGGCGAGACCGTGTTCCCGGGGATGCATCGCGGCCGCGACCTGGTGATCATCGCCGTACAGCGGATGGGCAAGGACCGTGGCAAGCGGCACACCCAGTTGGCCGAAGGCGACGCGATCCTCGTCCACGGCCCGTGGGCGACCCTCGACGAGCTCAGCCGGGACCGGGACATCCTGCTGGTCGATTCTCCGGAGCAGGTCCGGCGCCAGGCCGTGCCGTGGGGGTCGAAGGCCTCGGTCGCGCTGGCGATCGTCGGGGCGATGGTCGTGCTGCTCGCGACCGGCGCGGTACCGCCCGCGATGGCGGGTCTGCTGGCGGCGACGGCGATGGTGCTGACCCGGGTGGTCGGTCCACGTCAGGCCTATCGCGCCATCTCGTGGCAGATCGTCGTCCTGATCGGCAGCCTGATCCCGTTGTCGGGGGCGATCCAGTCCAGTGGCGGAGCGGACCGGATCGCCGACCTGATCGTCGACGCGGTCGGGCCGGGCCGGCCGTACTTGTTGCTGCTGGCACTCTTCCTGCTCACCGCCGCGCTGGGGCAGATGGTCAGCAACACCGCAACCGTGCTGATCGTCGCACCGATCGCGGTGGCGGCGGCCGAGGGCACCGGGACGTCGGTCAAGCCGGTGCTGATGCTGATCGCCGTCGCCGGTGCGGCCGCGCTGCTGACTCCGATCTCCACGCCCGCGAACATGATGATCATGAGCCCCGCGGGCTATCGCTTCGGGGACTACTGGAAGCTCGGCCTGGTGGTGATGGCGTGGTGGTTGCTGACGGCACTCGTCATCGTTCCGCTGGTCTGGCCGTTCTGA
- a CDS encoding leucyl aminopeptidase family protein: MNTVPREIPRDFDPVPSTRYRVRVGVASLKQAADEADALAVPVAAGSEPPEELGLDLAGLESAGFTGQRGQTLVQPRADGPVRVAVGIGGRGEIDATLVRDLAAEFARAVPWHRSLAVEVPPEASSGVAVADFAQAATEGVLLARWRYFVGRDADQPTLESLQIVASDEDVAAAEAGVERGRIVAAACSLGRDLANCPATTLSAVKMAEVAVDVGATSGLEVEVFGKDELIELGCGGLLGVNRGSVDAPRMIRLRYEPAEPTGRIALVGKGIMYDSGGISLKPSDESHAQMKNDMTGAAAVLAAMTALRDLGCPTAVTGYLMCTDNMPSGSAMKLGDILTMRNGTTVEVLNTDAEGRLVMADALALATEEPVDAIVDIATLTGACLRTFGVEIAGVMGNHPAVVEQLRRAGDAVDEPVWELPLHRSYRTQLDSTIADLTNMGGINAGSITAGLFLEEFVDGRPWGHVDIAGTAQLPAARTWRNKGATGFGTKLLIEFALRFTPPEKS, from the coding sequence GTGAACACGGTTCCCCGCGAGATCCCACGCGACTTCGATCCGGTTCCTTCGACCCGTTATCGGGTTCGCGTCGGTGTCGCTTCGTTGAAACAAGCAGCGGACGAGGCGGATGCCCTCGCCGTACCGGTCGCTGCCGGCTCCGAGCCACCCGAGGAACTTGGCCTCGATCTGGCCGGGCTGGAGTCCGCCGGTTTCACCGGGCAGCGCGGCCAGACTCTGGTACAGCCGCGCGCCGACGGTCCGGTTCGGGTCGCGGTCGGCATCGGCGGGCGCGGCGAGATCGACGCCACGCTCGTCCGTGATCTCGCCGCGGAGTTCGCCCGGGCCGTGCCGTGGCACCGGAGCCTGGCTGTGGAGGTGCCTCCGGAGGCCTCGTCCGGGGTCGCGGTCGCCGACTTCGCGCAGGCTGCCACCGAAGGCGTGCTGCTGGCGCGCTGGCGCTACTTCGTCGGCCGTGACGCGGATCAGCCCACGCTGGAATCGCTGCAGATCGTGGCCTCCGACGAGGATGTCGCGGCGGCGGAGGCCGGCGTCGAGCGCGGCCGGATCGTCGCGGCGGCCTGCAGCCTCGGCCGCGACCTGGCGAACTGCCCCGCGACGACGCTGTCCGCGGTGAAGATGGCCGAGGTCGCCGTCGACGTCGGTGCGACGTCCGGCCTGGAGGTGGAGGTCTTCGGGAAGGACGAGCTGATCGAGCTCGGCTGCGGCGGCCTGCTCGGCGTGAACCGTGGCAGTGTGGACGCGCCCCGGATGATCCGCCTGCGGTACGAGCCGGCCGAGCCGACCGGCCGGATCGCCCTTGTCGGCAAGGGAATCATGTACGACTCGGGCGGCATCAGCCTGAAGCCGAGCGACGAGTCGCACGCGCAGATGAAGAACGACATGACCGGTGCGGCCGCCGTACTCGCAGCGATGACGGCGTTGCGGGATCTGGGCTGTCCGACGGCCGTCACCGGCTACCTGATGTGTACCGACAACATGCCGTCCGGATCGGCGATGAAGCTCGGCGACATCCTGACCATGCGCAACGGTACGACGGTCGAGGTGCTCAACACCGACGCTGAAGGGCGTCTGGTGATGGCCGACGCGCTGGCGCTGGCGACCGAGGAACCGGTCGACGCGATCGTCGACATCGCGACCCTGACGGGTGCGTGTCTGCGGACGTTCGGTGTCGAGATCGCCGGTGTGATGGGCAACCACCCGGCCGTGGTCGAGCAGTTGCGGCGCGCGGGTGACGCCGTGGACGAGCCGGTCTGGGAGCTGCCGCTGCACCGGTCGTACCGTACCCAGCTCGACTCGACGATCGCCGACCTGACGAACATGGGCGGCATCAACGCCGGCTCCATCACCGCCGGGCTGTTCCTCGAGGAGTTCGTGGACGGCAGGCCATGGGGCCATGTGGACATCGCTGGTACGGCGCAACTTCCGGCGGCGCGCACGTGGCGGAACAAGGGCGCGACCGGCTTCGGCACCAAGTTGCTGATCGAGTTCGCCCTCCGGTTCACACCGCCGGAGAAATCGTGA
- a CDS encoding LuxR C-terminal-related transcriptional regulator, with amino-acid sequence MTSPSPDRAREESRYPAEEKIARPPLTLVTRERLHSALDLGVRSPLTMVVAPAGTGKTVLLSDWVTRRRQAGESVVWAPGQLPGVLDKVLAQVRGADSPIVQDPIVVDDAHLLPASVVGEVARVLHQAPHAVRLLFAARYDLLLPVSELEVRGMALTLRSRDLRFNDAEATALVRAHAEDASAADIVLVQEKAAGWAAALVLAARTLQASGDVVWPLGNQGEVLDLLLGETLSTLDERVQAMLLSTFGATTLSGRLAEMLSGDPDAGSMLADLAGSGLLVTAYADDAASSPLYRYHPLLVELLRRRIAARAGDRQLVVAAHHRSAVYYENRGDGGSALRSAVDADDPALVERILLGHGPEFLAAGEADLVAAGFDALPAGYLDQHPHLLGVRGLLRRVTGDVSGAVLDAASADDRAADTAADAAAVTPDDDALEADAVLLRLWRSRYGWHDVRTAIDQARSLLARAPAGGHDGPPAVLGPERLAWLLIELAAAETWADDLDAAVTHLDEALVTARMAGHHRLIAGGLAHQAVVQCARGQLQNAARSAQGALDVAGGQSLPEEYSARAYVVLGLAAVNELDLDTAWQYHGVVAETEVAASDTVVAGLRAMLRAVLLIERGRLGEALTELTTDPTAAGPLPSFLSRDLALARAWLATLFGDASTLDTQVTVLERTGNSTEAGLVRAMTSLIHEDVQTVLKQIDAGLDHADLYPPLASTAASFRTVLLSRIGDEPAAEAALVDTLNRATPQHMLHSLTSAADETTFLDLLRRNVTGPNPHPFAADALEKLSGHQAGWSKAGGRSPLVRVRPDAQVPPPRRLDALVNGVRVRLTAREAEVLDELALGSSYSEIAQALYITENTVKTHLISLYRKLGVDKRSAALRAARSTGLL; translated from the coding sequence GTGACGAGCCCGTCGCCGGACCGAGCGCGCGAGGAGTCCCGGTACCCGGCCGAGGAGAAGATCGCTCGGCCGCCGCTGACGCTCGTGACGCGTGAGCGGCTGCACTCCGCCCTCGACCTCGGTGTGCGCTCGCCGCTGACCATGGTGGTCGCACCGGCCGGGACCGGTAAAACCGTTCTGCTGTCGGACTGGGTGACGCGCCGACGACAGGCCGGGGAATCGGTGGTTTGGGCGCCGGGACAGCTACCGGGCGTACTCGACAAGGTCCTCGCGCAGGTACGGGGAGCCGACAGCCCGATCGTCCAGGACCCGATCGTTGTCGACGACGCCCACCTGTTGCCGGCATCGGTTGTCGGCGAGGTGGCGCGCGTTCTGCATCAGGCGCCGCACGCGGTCCGGCTGCTGTTCGCCGCGCGGTACGACCTGCTGTTGCCGGTGTCCGAGCTCGAGGTCAGGGGGATGGCACTGACCCTGCGTTCGCGAGACCTGCGGTTCAACGATGCCGAAGCCACCGCTCTGGTCCGGGCGCATGCCGAGGACGCCAGCGCGGCCGACATCGTGCTGGTCCAGGAGAAGGCGGCCGGCTGGGCAGCAGCCCTGGTGCTCGCGGCCCGCACGCTGCAGGCATCCGGTGATGTCGTGTGGCCGCTGGGCAATCAAGGGGAGGTGCTCGACCTGCTGCTCGGCGAGACGCTGAGCACCCTCGACGAGCGCGTCCAGGCGATGCTCCTCAGCACCTTCGGCGCCACCACACTGAGCGGACGGCTCGCCGAGATGCTGAGCGGCGACCCCGACGCCGGCTCGATGCTCGCGGATCTGGCGGGCAGCGGTCTCCTGGTGACGGCGTACGCCGATGACGCGGCGAGCAGCCCGCTGTACCGGTACCACCCTCTCCTGGTCGAACTGCTCCGCCGGCGCATCGCGGCCCGCGCCGGCGACCGGCAGCTGGTCGTCGCCGCGCACCATCGATCGGCCGTGTACTACGAGAACCGGGGCGACGGCGGGTCCGCACTACGCAGCGCTGTCGACGCCGATGACCCGGCGCTGGTCGAGCGGATCCTGCTCGGCCACGGTCCGGAGTTCCTGGCCGCGGGCGAGGCCGATCTGGTCGCGGCCGGCTTCGACGCGCTGCCGGCCGGCTATCTCGATCAGCATCCCCACCTGCTCGGAGTCCGTGGGCTGCTCCGGCGAGTCACCGGCGATGTCTCGGGTGCCGTTCTGGACGCGGCGTCGGCCGACGACCGTGCAGCCGACACCGCAGCCGACGCTGCCGCGGTGACACCGGACGACGACGCGCTGGAGGCGGACGCCGTACTGCTGCGGCTGTGGCGATCCCGCTACGGGTGGCACGACGTCCGGACGGCGATCGATCAGGCGAGATCCTTGTTGGCACGCGCCCCGGCGGGCGGACATGACGGCCCTCCTGCCGTGCTCGGTCCCGAACGGCTGGCGTGGTTGCTGATCGAGCTCGCGGCCGCCGAGACCTGGGCCGACGACCTGGACGCGGCAGTCACCCACCTGGACGAGGCCCTCGTGACCGCGCGGATGGCGGGCCACCACCGGTTGATCGCAGGCGGCCTCGCCCATCAGGCCGTCGTACAGTGCGCCCGCGGCCAACTGCAGAACGCGGCCAGGTCGGCGCAAGGCGCTCTCGATGTGGCGGGAGGGCAGAGCCTTCCCGAGGAGTACTCCGCCCGTGCGTACGTCGTCCTTGGACTCGCGGCCGTGAACGAGCTCGACCTGGACACCGCGTGGCAGTACCACGGGGTTGTGGCGGAGACCGAGGTGGCCGCCTCCGACACGGTTGTCGCCGGGCTGCGAGCGATGCTGCGAGCCGTACTCCTCATCGAGCGTGGTCGTCTCGGGGAGGCGCTGACCGAGCTGACCACCGACCCGACGGCGGCAGGCCCGCTGCCGTCGTTCCTGTCCCGGGACCTGGCACTGGCACGAGCCTGGCTCGCGACACTGTTCGGGGACGCGTCCACCCTCGACACGCAGGTGACTGTGCTCGAGCGCACCGGCAACTCGACGGAGGCCGGCTTGGTCCGGGCGATGACGTCGTTGATCCACGAGGACGTTCAGACGGTCCTGAAGCAGATCGACGCCGGGCTGGACCACGCCGACCTCTATCCGCCCCTGGCGTCTACCGCCGCCTCCTTCCGGACAGTCCTGCTGAGTCGGATCGGTGACGAGCCGGCTGCGGAAGCCGCGTTGGTGGACACCCTGAACCGGGCCACCCCGCAACACATGCTCCACTCGCTGACGTCAGCTGCCGACGAGACGACCTTCCTCGATCTGTTACGCCGCAACGTCACCGGCCCGAACCCGCATCCGTTCGCCGCGGACGCGTTGGAGAAGCTGTCCGGCCACCAGGCCGGATGGAGCAAGGCCGGCGGGAGATCCCCGTTGGTCCGCGTCCGGCCGGACGCGCAGGTTCCGCCGCCGCGGCGGCTGGACGCTCTGGTGAACGGTGTCCGGGTCCGGCTCACGGCCCGTGAAGCCGAGGTGCTCGACGAGCTTGCGCTCGGCAGTTCGTACAGCGAGATCGCCCAGGCGCTGTACATCACCGAGAACACCGTCAAGACGCACCTGATCTCGCTGTATCGCAAGCTGGGCGTCGACAAGCGCTCCGCCGCGCTCCGCGCCGCCAGGTCCACCGGCCTGCTGTAG
- a CDS encoding DUF1269 domain-containing protein gives MTHLVVLGLDSRDDAERVIQLTEDLAKQQLLQREDAAYAYKDAKGKVRIQQTINLTSAGAASGALWGTLIGLIFLSPIAGLAVGAASGAMAGKLTDIGINDDLIKQVGQELQEGHAAVFLLARSATVDRVVDALKPYSPTIIQTNLTKEREDELVQALQS, from the coding sequence ATGACCCATCTGGTGGTGCTCGGCCTGGACAGCCGCGATGACGCCGAGCGCGTCATTCAGCTGACCGAGGATCTGGCGAAACAGCAACTTCTCCAGCGTGAGGACGCGGCGTACGCGTACAAGGACGCCAAGGGGAAGGTCCGCATCCAGCAGACCATCAACCTGACCAGCGCGGGTGCCGCGAGCGGTGCGCTGTGGGGGACCTTGATCGGACTGATCTTCCTGAGCCCGATCGCCGGCCTGGCCGTCGGCGCGGCCTCGGGCGCGATGGCCGGCAAGCTCACCGACATCGGCATCAACGACGACCTGATCAAGCAGGTCGGCCAGGAGCTGCAGGAAGGCCACGCGGCCGTGTTCCTGCTCGCCCGGTCCGCCACCGTCGACCGGGTGGTCGACGCGCTCAAGCCGTACAGCCCGACGATCATCCAGACCAACCTGACGAAGGAGCGCGAGGACGAGTTGGTCCAGGCCCTCCAGAGTTGA
- a CDS encoding AbgT family transporter, translating into MNAKTVGDKPAKKPAKKKGGMQRVLDGIERVGNKVPHPALIFLALIVIVIGLSQILSWAGTSVTTEIAEPATVQVAPEYPGGTSVAGNDAPAAPAVPEYEVKKETITAESLLTGDGIRFIFTTAVQNFNDFGVVAVILVAMIGVGVAEEAGLIAALIRKMVKVAPKAAITFIIVLLGGISSVASDAGYLVLIPLGAAAFASLGRHPLAGIAAAYAGVSAAFFVNVLITPADGIITEVTNETAALAAPGVELNVTHNFFFSIAATLFCAVVMTIITERILEPRLGRYDPAEAPSDAPVDHQPTEEEMQLESRGLRWSVYYLLVAVAIVSALTFIPGAPLRNPDTGEIFGSSPFMSSLLFIISMLFLAAGLGYGRGAKSLTGSTNVINAIVKTFNGLGGLIFLMLLIAQFIAYFNYTNMSTLAATGLADLLERADIGALPLLIGFILLVFVIDLIMPGVIPKWAILAPIFIPLFYRLGIAPQTVIAAYRVGDGPANVITPLMVYLPFIVLVCQKYRKKAGMGTVVSMMLPYTGIVLVTWTLFYIVWYLIGIPWGPSAPVHLG; encoded by the coding sequence GTGAACGCGAAGACGGTCGGGGACAAGCCCGCCAAGAAGCCCGCCAAGAAGAAGGGCGGGATGCAGCGCGTCCTCGACGGCATCGAGCGGGTCGGCAACAAGGTTCCGCACCCGGCGCTGATCTTCCTCGCGCTGATCGTGATCGTCATCGGCCTGTCCCAGATCCTCTCCTGGGCAGGGACGAGCGTGACCACCGAGATCGCCGAACCGGCGACGGTTCAGGTCGCGCCCGAGTATCCGGGCGGCACCAGCGTCGCCGGCAACGACGCTCCGGCGGCGCCCGCGGTGCCGGAGTACGAGGTGAAGAAGGAGACGATCACCGCCGAGAGCCTGCTGACCGGCGACGGCATCCGGTTCATCTTCACCACGGCGGTGCAGAACTTCAACGACTTCGGCGTGGTCGCGGTGATCCTGGTCGCGATGATCGGGGTCGGGGTCGCCGAGGAGGCGGGGCTGATCGCGGCGCTGATCCGGAAGATGGTGAAGGTGGCGCCGAAAGCGGCGATCACGTTCATCATCGTGCTGCTCGGCGGTATCTCGAGCGTCGCGTCGGATGCCGGCTACCTGGTGCTGATCCCGCTCGGCGCGGCGGCGTTCGCCTCGCTCGGGCGACATCCGCTGGCCGGTATCGCGGCGGCGTACGCCGGGGTCAGCGCGGCGTTCTTCGTGAACGTGCTGATCACTCCGGCGGACGGCATCATCACCGAGGTCACCAACGAGACGGCCGCGCTGGCGGCTCCCGGCGTAGAGCTGAACGTCACCCACAACTTCTTCTTCAGCATCGCCGCGACGCTGTTCTGCGCGGTGGTCATGACGATCATCACCGAACGCATCCTGGAGCCGCGGCTCGGCAGGTACGACCCGGCCGAGGCGCCGTCGGACGCGCCGGTCGACCACCAGCCCACCGAGGAGGAGATGCAGCTGGAGTCCCGCGGTCTGCGGTGGTCGGTCTACTACCTGCTGGTGGCGGTCGCGATCGTGTCGGCGCTGACGTTCATTCCCGGCGCCCCGCTGCGCAACCCGGACACCGGCGAGATCTTCGGGTCGTCCCCGTTCATGAGCAGTCTGCTCTTCATCATCTCGATGCTGTTCCTCGCCGCGGGCCTCGGCTACGGCCGCGGCGCGAAGTCCCTGACCGGCAGTACGAACGTCATCAACGCGATCGTGAAGACCTTCAACGGGCTCGGCGGGCTGATCTTCCTGATGCTGCTGATCGCACAGTTCATTGCCTACTTCAACTACACGAACATGTCGACGCTGGCGGCGACCGGCCTGGCCGACCTGCTCGAGCGCGCCGACATCGGAGCACTGCCGCTGCTGATCGGCTTCATCCTGCTGGTGTTCGTGATCGACCTGATCATGCCGGGCGTGATCCCGAAATGGGCGATCCTGGCGCCGATCTTCATCCCGCTGTTCTACCGGCTGGGGATCGCGCCGCAGACCGTCATCGCGGCGTACCGCGTCGGCGACGGCCCGGCGAACGTGATCACGCCGCTGATGGTGTACCTGCCGTTCATCGTGCTCGTCTGCCAGAAGTACCGGAAGAAGGCCGGGATGGGCACCGTGGTGTCGATGATGCTGCCGTACACCGGCATCGTGCTGGTGACCTGGACGCTGTTCTACATCGTCTGGTACCTGATCGGGATCCCCTGGGGCCCGTCCGCTCCGGTCCACCTCGGCTAG
- the qcrC gene encoding cytochrome bc1 complex diheme cytochrome c subunit has translation MHDADSVTARPSRRGRAARPLVVGAALVTVGLLYAVLVPGGAAGADGPQSDRIDEGRRLFAVGCSSCHGLHAEGGTNGEGRMAGPSLIGVGAAGVEFQVSTGRMPAAQPNAQIPQKPPVYNEQEIEALAAYVASLAVGPAVPASESYDVSKATQADVVRGGELFRTNCTACHNFAGRGGALPNGGYAPSLMNTTPRNMYLAMLTGPQQMPVFSDHVLFPEDKRAVIAYIVALQQQPDPGGFGLGRLGPVSEGLWGWLVGIGLLVVVAVWIGAKVPRVHRPRGRTPRT, from the coding sequence ATGCACGATGCGGACAGCGTGACCGCCCGGCCGTCGCGCCGGGGGCGAGCCGCCAGACCGCTGGTGGTAGGCGCGGCGCTGGTGACGGTCGGCCTCCTGTACGCCGTGCTGGTGCCGGGCGGCGCCGCGGGGGCGGACGGACCGCAGTCCGACCGGATCGACGAAGGACGGCGGCTGTTCGCGGTCGGTTGCTCGAGCTGCCACGGTCTGCATGCCGAGGGTGGCACCAACGGTGAAGGCCGGATGGCCGGACCTTCGCTGATCGGCGTCGGTGCGGCCGGGGTCGAGTTCCAGGTCAGCACCGGGCGGATGCCGGCCGCCCAGCCCAACGCGCAGATCCCGCAGAAGCCGCCGGTCTACAACGAGCAGGAGATCGAGGCACTGGCGGCGTACGTCGCCTCGCTCGCTGTAGGCCCCGCGGTGCCTGCCTCGGAGTCGTACGACGTCAGCAAAGCCACGCAGGCGGACGTCGTCCGCGGCGGCGAGCTGTTCCGCACCAACTGCACCGCCTGTCACAACTTCGCCGGCCGTGGCGGCGCGCTCCCGAACGGCGGCTATGCGCCCTCGCTGATGAACACGACGCCACGGAACATGTATCTGGCGATGCTCACCGGTCCGCAGCAGATGCCGGTGTTCTCCGACCATGTCCTGTTCCCCGAGGACAAGCGCGCCGTGATCGCCTACATCGTGGCATTGCAGCAGCAGCCCGACCCGGGAGGTTTCGGTCTCGGGCGGCTCGGCCCGGTCTCCGAAGGCCTGTGGGGCTGGCTGGTCGGCATCGGGTTGCTGGTCGTGGTCGCGGTCTGGATCGGAGCCAAGGTGCCCCGGGTCCACCGCCCGCGAGGACGAACACCGCGCACGTGA
- a CDS encoding DUF6069 family protein: MTAYERLLMNDRVLAGRLWAGGAATAVVAGLAAVVGILLARGLFDVPVLAPEGEGLWGDADTATYALWCVFAALVATGLLHLLLVSTPRPLQFFGWIVTLATLVATAAPFLSTGSTGSKVATAVINLVVGVATGMLLTGVATNAVRVRPAV; encoded by the coding sequence GTGACGGCCTACGAGAGGCTGCTGATGAACGACCGAGTACTCGCCGGCCGGCTGTGGGCCGGCGGGGCCGCAACTGCAGTCGTCGCCGGACTTGCTGCAGTCGTGGGAATCCTGCTGGCCCGCGGCCTCTTCGACGTGCCGGTTCTCGCGCCTGAGGGCGAGGGACTGTGGGGTGACGCCGACACGGCGACCTATGCGCTCTGGTGCGTCTTCGCCGCGCTGGTCGCCACCGGCTTGCTGCACCTTCTGCTGGTCTCGACGCCGCGGCCGCTGCAGTTCTTCGGCTGGATCGTCACACTGGCGACGCTGGTCGCGACCGCGGCCCCGTTCCTGAGCACCGGATCGACGGGCTCCAAGGTCGCGACCGCGGTGATCAATCTCGTCGTCGGCGTCGCTACCGGGATGCTGCTCACCGGCGTCGCGACGAACGCGGTGCGGGTCCGCCCGGCGGTTTGA
- a CDS encoding RDD family protein has protein sequence MARPAAVLGRLAGKVTGRVVESVQPDVVLSHVDLDALLDRIDVNRVLDGIDVNGLLDRIDVSRLLDRVDVERLLDRVDVERLLDRVDVGRLVDRVDVESLVRRSGLPGVVVESQARLAGSVLDLVRRQLAGLDALLDDAVRRLLRRDVQLSGTTGRLTITGHYAGAVSRAAATALDLLIITASFTIGLAGVNLLTNAFWGLSVRRALPATAGVVALAFCYAIGFLGIAARTPGQGIVGLRVVRSDGGTIRPGQALRWVAAFPVSVVPLGLGFVPIVFHREHRALHDLVAGTAVVHDWGDRPAELPGPLSAFLSRRAESP, from the coding sequence ATGGCACGTCCTGCGGCGGTCCTCGGACGGCTCGCCGGCAAGGTCACGGGCCGGGTCGTCGAGAGCGTTCAGCCGGACGTCGTCCTGTCCCACGTCGACCTGGACGCTCTTCTGGACCGCATCGACGTCAACCGCGTGCTGGACGGCATCGACGTCAACGGCCTGCTGGATCGCATCGACGTCAGCCGCCTGCTGGATCGTGTCGACGTGGAGCGTCTGCTGGACCGTGTCGACGTGGAGCGTCTCCTCGATCGTGTCGACGTGGGACGGTTGGTCGACCGGGTCGACGTCGAGAGTCTGGTCCGGCGGTCCGGTCTGCCCGGCGTGGTGGTCGAGAGCCAGGCGCGTTTGGCGGGCTCGGTCCTCGACCTGGTCCGCAGACAGCTCGCCGGCTTGGACGCACTGCTCGACGATGCCGTCAGGCGCCTGCTGCGTAGGGATGTCCAGCTGTCGGGTACGACGGGGCGGCTGACCATCACCGGCCACTACGCCGGCGCAGTGAGCAGAGCCGCGGCGACGGCTCTCGACCTCCTGATCATCACGGCGTCTTTCACCATCGGCCTGGCGGGCGTGAACCTGCTGACCAATGCTTTCTGGGGATTGTCCGTACGGCGTGCGCTCCCGGCGACGGCCGGTGTGGTGGCGCTCGCCTTCTGCTACGCGATCGGGTTCCTCGGTATCGCTGCGCGGACCCCAGGTCAGGGGATCGTCGGACTACGGGTCGTGCGCTCCGACGGCGGCACGATCCGGCCCGGGCAGGCCTTGCGGTGGGTGGCCGCGTTCCCGGTCAGCGTCGTACCGCTGGGCCTGGGCTTCGTCCCGATCGTGTTCCATCGCGAGCACCGTGCTCTGCACGACCTGGTCGCCGGGACCGCGGTGGTCCACGACTGGGGGGACCGGCCCGCCGAACTCCCTGGCCCGCTGTCCGCGTTTCTCTCCCGGCGGGCCGAATCACCCTAA